From the Pseudarthrobacter sp. MM222 genome, one window contains:
- a CDS encoding RidA family protein, with product MTVLPADRAAVLPVGGRVRRIAEIPGGAAAVGPFSQAVVANGFVFTAGQIPAISGLDDQPDTFEDQVRQTIVNLRSVLEAAGSGLEHVVKVNAYLTDPGRLEDYNRVYSEFFGTAKPARTTVCVSLWGVSLEIDCVAVVAGDAVPGTVPDAAAEAL from the coding sequence ATGACGGTGCTTCCCGCCGATCGTGCCGCTGTCCTTCCCGTTGGGGGCCGTGTCCGCCGGATCGCGGAGATCCCCGGCGGCGCGGCCGCCGTCGGCCCTTTCTCGCAGGCGGTCGTCGCCAACGGCTTCGTGTTCACTGCCGGCCAGATTCCCGCGATCAGCGGGCTGGATGACCAGCCGGACACGTTCGAGGATCAGGTGCGGCAGACCATTGTCAACCTCCGGTCCGTGCTGGAGGCGGCAGGGTCCGGCCTTGAGCACGTGGTCAAGGTCAACGCCTATCTCACCGATCCCGGCCGGCTCGAGGACTACAACCGCGTCTACTCCGAATTCTTTGGAACGGCCAAGCCGGCGCGGACAACCGTTTGCGTGAGTCTCTGGGGCGTTTCGCTGGAAATCGACTGCGTCGCCGTGGTTGCCGGGGACGCG
- a CDS encoding MFS transporter, with translation MAQLVETTSHAAARLDLAKMRKIALASVIGTTVEWYDLFVFGTASALVFNKIFFPSFDPIVGTMLAFGTFASAYIARMVGAIIFGHFGDRLGRKSMLLISLLTMGAATFAIGLLPDYNSIGIMAPLLLLFLRVIQGLALGGEWGGAVLMTVEHAPPSRRGFYGSLVQVGVPAGTLIANVAFLIVASSVSTEALLSWGWRIPFLASALLVAVGIYIRLHIEETPSFQAVKDAGAKAKLPFAALMARYWKQVILGGVATLSTGSTFTLLVASGVSYGKKELGHSEALMLWVVLAACALCFVLIPFFGQLSDKYGRKPIIYAGVAAEAALAFPMFWLMDTKSVPLLFVAYLAMMTAFAANYGPIATFLAELFGSKVRYSGLSVAYMLSGLLGSAATPFITTWLLGVTHQSSSIAWYIMAASLVSLGALFVLTETRHGNIDAVDIAPAEASTEAAAAK, from the coding sequence ATGGCTCAATTGGTAGAAACCACATCCCACGCGGCTGCCCGGCTGGACCTGGCCAAAATGCGCAAAATTGCCCTCGCCAGCGTCATCGGCACCACCGTCGAATGGTACGACCTCTTTGTATTCGGCACAGCATCCGCGCTGGTGTTCAATAAGATCTTCTTCCCCAGCTTCGACCCCATCGTGGGCACCATGCTCGCCTTCGGCACCTTCGCTTCGGCCTACATCGCCCGCATGGTCGGCGCCATCATCTTCGGCCACTTCGGGGACCGGCTGGGCCGGAAGTCCATGCTGCTGATTTCGCTGCTGACCATGGGCGCAGCCACCTTCGCCATCGGTCTGCTGCCGGACTACAACAGCATCGGCATCATGGCGCCGCTGCTGCTGCTCTTCCTGCGCGTCATCCAGGGCCTGGCCCTGGGCGGCGAATGGGGCGGCGCCGTCCTGATGACGGTGGAGCATGCTCCCCCGTCCCGGCGCGGGTTCTACGGTTCCCTGGTCCAGGTGGGCGTCCCCGCCGGTACCCTGATTGCCAATGTCGCGTTCCTCATTGTCGCCTCGAGCGTCAGCACCGAAGCCCTCCTCAGCTGGGGCTGGCGCATCCCGTTCCTGGCCTCCGCACTGCTCGTGGCGGTGGGCATCTACATCCGGCTGCACATCGAGGAAACCCCGTCCTTCCAGGCGGTCAAGGACGCCGGCGCCAAAGCCAAACTGCCCTTCGCGGCGCTGATGGCCAGGTACTGGAAGCAGGTCATCCTCGGCGGTGTCGCCACGCTGTCCACCGGCAGCACGTTCACGCTGCTCGTCGCGTCCGGCGTGTCCTACGGCAAGAAGGAACTGGGCCACTCGGAGGCCCTCATGCTGTGGGTGGTGCTGGCCGCTTGCGCCCTGTGCTTCGTCCTGATCCCGTTCTTCGGCCAGCTCTCTGACAAGTACGGCCGCAAGCCGATCATCTACGCCGGCGTTGCCGCGGAGGCGGCCCTGGCCTTCCCGATGTTCTGGCTGATGGACACCAAGTCCGTGCCGCTGCTCTTCGTGGCCTACCTGGCCATGATGACGGCCTTCGCTGCCAACTACGGCCCGATCGCGACGTTCCTGGCCGAGCTCTTCGGGTCCAAGGTCCGCTACTCGGGCCTGTCCGTCGCCTACATGCTCTCCGGGCTCCTCGGCAGCGCGGCCACACCGTTCATCACCACCTGGCTGCTGGGCGTGACCCACCAGAGTTCCTCCATCGCCTGGTACATCATGGCCGCCTCCCTCGTGTCGCTGGGCGCCTTGTTTGTCCTGACGGAAACCCGGCACGGCAACATCGACGCCGTCGATATTGCCCCCGCAGAAGCCTCCACCGAAGCAGCGGCAGCCAAATGA
- a CDS encoding PucR family transcriptional regulator, producing MHNFQSPGAEFRWSELVDQLEGRLDILAQAFTARVRQIPEYGESQVTVLEIRDTARETFRRLIHGLRGGPEARARDGLLAFASDLGSKRARAGIPPESLTSAVRLDFSILWADLLEIAAPEDAGLLASRVDLVWRVVDEFATRTHMSYLTERVRMAQEESSIQHEFIARLFNQSTPSAETSSQVGSALGIGPDSRCGLLAASGEAGARLRAAATQFGSGQRRYKLFLHESGGNTYLFWPLLPGRPRETRSAPPLPPLLADIPCGYVPEVHGLRGLPAAARTAESLAALLRPGDAGPLSADAAWTRLAQQNLQDAGLDLAAQLEEDMAECRGGERERLMETVQHYLSTGNITATAEQLFCHRNTILNRLNRFQELTGIDLAVPAQAARLVVAWA from the coding sequence ATGCACAATTTCCAATCGCCGGGCGCGGAGTTCCGCTGGAGTGAGCTGGTGGACCAGCTGGAAGGACGGCTGGACATCCTGGCCCAAGCATTCACCGCCCGGGTCCGGCAAATTCCGGAATACGGCGAAAGCCAGGTGACTGTCCTCGAAATCCGGGACACTGCACGGGAAACATTCCGCCGGCTCATCCACGGGCTGCGGGGCGGCCCGGAGGCCAGGGCACGGGACGGGCTGCTCGCCTTCGCCTCGGACCTCGGCTCCAAGCGGGCACGCGCCGGAATCCCGCCGGAGTCTTTGACGTCGGCCGTGCGGCTGGACTTCAGCATCCTGTGGGCCGATCTCCTGGAGATCGCCGCACCGGAGGATGCGGGCCTGCTCGCTTCCCGGGTGGATCTGGTCTGGCGGGTCGTCGACGAGTTCGCCACCCGGACCCACATGAGCTACCTGACGGAGCGGGTGCGCATGGCCCAGGAGGAGTCCAGCATCCAGCACGAATTCATCGCGCGGCTCTTCAATCAGAGCACGCCCTCGGCCGAAACGTCCTCGCAGGTCGGCTCCGCCCTGGGCATCGGGCCGGATTCGCGGTGCGGCCTCCTGGCCGCCAGCGGCGAAGCCGGGGCACGGCTGCGTGCGGCCGCCACCCAGTTCGGCTCCGGCCAGCGCCGCTACAAGCTGTTCCTGCACGAATCAGGCGGGAATACCTACCTGTTTTGGCCTCTGCTTCCTGGCCGGCCCAGGGAAACCCGGAGTGCGCCGCCGCTGCCGCCGCTCCTTGCCGACATTCCGTGCGGCTACGTCCCGGAGGTGCACGGGCTGCGCGGCCTTCCCGCCGCCGCCCGCACTGCAGAGAGCCTCGCGGCCCTGCTCCGCCCGGGCGACGCCGGTCCCCTGTCCGCCGATGCGGCGTGGACCCGCCTGGCCCAGCAGAACCTTCAGGACGCCGGCCTCGACCTCGCCGCCCAGCTGGAGGAGGACATGGCGGAATGCCGCGGCGGGGAACGCGAGCGCCTGATGGAAACCGTGCAGCACTACCTGTCCACCGGGAACATCACGGCCACGGCCGAGCAGCTCTTCTGCCACCGGAACACGATCCTGAACCGGCTCAACCGCTTCCAGGAACTGACCGGAATCGACTTGGCCGTTCCGGCCCAGGCCGCCCGGCTGGTGGTCGCTTGGGCCTAG
- a CDS encoding MFS transporter has product MASSASNATTIPSPQSPGPVDESVAKKVALAALVGTALEWYDFFLFTTAAALVFNAQYFVSQDPFVSAMSSFATLAVGFVARPIGGFIFGSLGDKIGRKKILMVTIVGIGVVTGLIGLLPNYMTIGVAAPVLLVALRILQGLAVGGEWSGAVIIAVENAPVAKRARYAALPQIGSPIGTILSSGGFFGMLYLVGQTNFDAWGWRIPFIAALPLLAVSMWIRSKLSESPEFEALMESGETEHAPIRGVLTKSWRQILVGMCSALLGIGGFYLITSFVVFYGTKVLKMPYETLLLGSLLAAVFEIFVLIWAGRMGEKYGASKVILWGGVASALVAVPVFLAIDTAIPALVILAMIIGVCTLSVPYAVSGTALTALFATKVRYTGVAITSNSAGVISGFVPLIATALVAANGNSFWPGAIILLVVSVLTALSGILLPALSIEEKGMKH; this is encoded by the coding sequence ATGGCAAGCAGCGCAAGCAACGCCACCACCATCCCCAGCCCGCAGTCGCCAGGGCCAGTCGATGAGAGCGTGGCCAAGAAAGTCGCCCTCGCGGCCCTCGTCGGAACGGCGCTGGAGTGGTACGACTTCTTCCTGTTCACCACCGCCGCGGCACTGGTGTTCAACGCGCAGTACTTCGTGTCCCAGGACCCCTTCGTATCGGCGATGAGCTCCTTCGCCACCCTGGCGGTTGGGTTCGTGGCCCGCCCGATCGGCGGCTTCATCTTCGGTTCCCTGGGCGACAAGATCGGCCGCAAAAAGATCCTGATGGTCACCATCGTGGGCATCGGCGTCGTGACCGGCCTGATCGGTCTCCTGCCCAACTACATGACCATCGGCGTGGCGGCTCCCGTCCTTCTGGTCGCGCTGCGGATCCTGCAGGGCCTCGCCGTCGGCGGCGAATGGAGCGGCGCGGTGATCATCGCCGTCGAAAACGCCCCCGTTGCCAAGCGGGCCCGCTACGCGGCCCTGCCGCAGATCGGGTCCCCGATCGGCACGATCCTTTCCTCGGGCGGCTTCTTCGGAATGCTGTACCTGGTGGGCCAGACCAACTTCGACGCGTGGGGCTGGCGCATCCCGTTCATCGCGGCGCTCCCGCTGCTGGCCGTCTCCATGTGGATCCGCAGCAAGCTCAGCGAGTCCCCGGAATTCGAAGCGCTCATGGAGTCCGGCGAGACCGAGCATGCCCCCATCCGCGGCGTGCTGACGAAGAGCTGGCGCCAGATCCTGGTGGGCATGTGCTCCGCGTTGCTGGGCATCGGCGGTTTCTACCTCATCACCAGCTTCGTGGTCTTTTACGGCACCAAGGTGCTCAAGATGCCCTACGAAACCCTGCTGCTGGGCTCGCTCCTCGCCGCGGTCTTCGAGATCTTCGTCCTGATCTGGGCCGGGCGCATGGGCGAAAAGTACGGCGCCAGCAAGGTCATCCTCTGGGGCGGCGTGGCGTCCGCGCTCGTGGCCGTCCCGGTGTTCCTGGCCATCGACACCGCCATCCCCGCCCTGGTAATCCTTGCCATGATCATCGGCGTGTGCACCCTGTCCGTCCCGTACGCCGTGTCCGGAACGGCCCTCACCGCGCTTTTCGCCACGAAGGTCCGCTACACCGGCGTTGCCATCACCTCCAACAGCGCCGGCGTCATCTCCGGCTTCGTGCCGCTGATCGCCACCGCCCTCGTGGCCGCGAACGGCAACTCGTTCTGGCCGGGTGCCATCATCCTGCTGGTCGTGTCCGTGCTGACCGCACTGTCCGGCATCCTCCTCCCCGCACTGAGCATTGAAGAAAAGGGAATGAAGCATTGA
- a CDS encoding thiamine pyrophosphate-dependent enzyme: protein MSTTTTAGHLIVAQLERAGIQRVYGVPGESFLDVLDGLHGSSIETVVTRHEGGAGFMALAEGRLTELPGVAMVTRGPGAANAFIAIHTAHQDATPMILFVGLIPVADRGRESFQEFDINAWFGSTAKKVVTLDDAASAARVVDDAIFTALSGRPGPVVIGLPEDVLVHAIESGTVEPRTAARTEPSAADLAGLEAKLAGARKPLIVVGGEGWDQESSDALAGWASRHGVPVLADFRAYDAVPHASDSYAGYLGYARSDANARRLDEADLLVFVGCVRADVLSDGYKRGLDAVTVVVNPDADLLGHFGRLDQHIPAHVAPFARALAATESAVEPAAGWLAGARADYEKFSAARPDGGTGVDLAVVMEILKQEMDDDAVITYGAGNHSLWPARYLKHNTANSLAAPRNGAMGMGIPAAVAASLAYPGRQVISVAGDGCFLMNGQEIATAMGHGGKFIALVVDNGIFATIREHQEGHYPGRPSGTHMTNPDFAALARSYGGYGERVEKAEDFGAAFRRAVASGLPAVLHLPQDPTTRSPKTASN from the coding sequence TTGAGCACTACAACCACCGCCGGGCACCTGATTGTTGCCCAGCTGGAACGAGCCGGCATCCAGCGCGTCTACGGCGTCCCCGGAGAGAGCTTCCTGGACGTGCTGGACGGCCTGCACGGATCCTCCATTGAAACCGTGGTGACCCGCCACGAAGGCGGCGCCGGGTTCATGGCCCTCGCCGAGGGCCGGCTTACGGAGCTTCCGGGCGTCGCCATGGTGACCCGGGGTCCCGGCGCGGCCAACGCCTTCATCGCCATCCACACCGCGCACCAGGACGCCACCCCGATGATCCTGTTCGTCGGCCTCATCCCGGTCGCGGACCGCGGCCGGGAGTCGTTCCAGGAGTTCGACATCAACGCCTGGTTCGGCAGCACGGCAAAGAAGGTCGTGACGCTCGACGACGCCGCCTCCGCGGCCCGCGTGGTGGACGACGCCATCTTCACGGCGCTCAGCGGCCGCCCGGGTCCCGTGGTGATCGGCCTGCCCGAAGACGTCCTTGTCCATGCCATTGAATCCGGCACCGTGGAGCCGCGCACCGCCGCCCGGACCGAACCATCAGCGGCAGATCTCGCCGGTCTCGAGGCGAAGCTGGCAGGGGCCCGGAAGCCCCTGATCGTGGTGGGCGGCGAAGGCTGGGACCAGGAGTCCTCCGACGCCCTGGCCGGGTGGGCCTCCCGCCACGGCGTCCCCGTGCTCGCGGACTTCCGCGCCTACGACGCCGTCCCGCACGCCAGCGACTCCTACGCCGGGTACCTCGGCTACGCCCGCAGCGACGCCAACGCCCGCCGACTCGACGAGGCCGACTTGCTGGTGTTCGTCGGCTGCGTCCGCGCCGATGTGCTCTCTGACGGCTACAAGCGCGGCCTGGATGCCGTCACCGTGGTGGTCAACCCCGACGCGGACCTGCTGGGCCACTTCGGCCGGCTGGACCAGCACATTCCCGCCCACGTCGCGCCCTTCGCCCGGGCGCTCGCCGCCACGGAATCCGCAGTGGAACCGGCGGCCGGCTGGCTGGCCGGCGCCCGCGCGGACTACGAAAAGTTCTCCGCCGCGCGGCCGGACGGTGGCACCGGAGTGGACCTCGCCGTCGTGATGGAAATCCTCAAGCAGGAAATGGACGACGACGCCGTCATCACCTACGGGGCCGGGAACCACTCGCTGTGGCCGGCCCGCTACCTCAAGCACAACACCGCGAACTCACTCGCCGCGCCCCGCAACGGTGCCATGGGCATGGGGATCCCGGCGGCGGTGGCTGCCTCCCTGGCCTACCCCGGCCGCCAGGTGATCTCCGTGGCCGGTGACGGCTGCTTTCTGATGAACGGCCAGGAAATTGCGACGGCCATGGGGCACGGCGGGAAGTTCATCGCCCTCGTGGTGGACAACGGCATCTTTGCCACCATCCGGGAACACCAGGAGGGACATTACCCGGGCCGCCCCTCGGGAACCCACATGACCAACCCCGACTTCGCCGCGCTGGCCCGGTCTTACGGCGGCTACGGCGAACGCGTGGAGAAGGCCGAGGACTTCGGCGCAGCCTTCCGCCGCGCCGTTGCATCCGGGCTGCCCGCGGTCCTGCACCTCCCGCAGGATCCCACCACCCGCTCACCCAAAACTGCCAGCAACTGA
- a CDS encoding gamma-aminobutyraldehyde dehydrogenase, producing MITLHNIINGEIVHGSAADGSAAATLPFFDPATGVQLGTAPDSDAATVDRAFQAANTAFQSYKRTTPAERQAMMLKLADLIEANVDRLLDAEVACTGKPREVTREIEILRGADQLRFFAGACRVVSGTAQTEYVRGFSSTVRREPLGVVAQITPWNYPFMMAIWKIGPALAAGNTLVLKPADTTPWSTLVLGELAQEAYPAGVLNIICGGRGTGAAMVEHDIPEMVSITGSTRAGAQVMSAASKTLKDVHLELGGKAPAIVFADTDIDLAAREIALGAFFNAGQDCTAVTRVLVAESIHAEFGAALAAAAAALKVGGDAADLGPLNSAAQLDRVEGFMARLPANAKVLAGGKRTGAGFHFEPTVIDGVFQADEVVCEEIFGPVVTVQPFATEEEAIELANGTKYALASSVWSDNHGIVTRVSNELDFGAVWINCHQVIPAEAPHGGFKHSGTGKDLSVFGLEDYTRIKSVTTSHR from the coding sequence ATGATCACCCTGCACAACATCATCAACGGTGAGATCGTCCACGGCAGTGCCGCTGACGGTTCGGCCGCGGCCACCCTGCCGTTCTTCGACCCCGCCACCGGAGTCCAGCTCGGCACCGCCCCGGACAGCGACGCCGCCACAGTGGACCGCGCGTTCCAGGCCGCCAACACCGCCTTCCAGAGTTACAAGCGGACCACCCCGGCCGAACGCCAGGCCATGATGCTCAAACTCGCCGACCTCATCGAAGCCAACGTGGACAGGCTCCTCGATGCCGAGGTGGCCTGCACCGGCAAGCCCCGCGAGGTCACCCGAGAGATCGAAATCCTCCGCGGCGCCGACCAGCTGCGCTTCTTCGCCGGCGCCTGCCGGGTGGTGTCCGGGACCGCGCAGACCGAATACGTCCGCGGCTTCTCCTCCACCGTCCGGCGGGAACCGCTCGGCGTCGTCGCCCAGATCACCCCGTGGAACTACCCGTTCATGATGGCCATCTGGAAGATCGGACCGGCGCTCGCCGCCGGCAACACCTTGGTGCTCAAGCCCGCGGACACCACCCCCTGGTCCACGCTAGTCCTGGGTGAGCTGGCACAGGAGGCCTACCCGGCCGGCGTCTTGAACATCATCTGCGGCGGCCGCGGGACCGGTGCCGCCATGGTGGAGCACGACATCCCGGAAATGGTGTCCATCACCGGCTCCACCCGGGCCGGGGCGCAGGTGATGTCCGCGGCGTCGAAGACCCTCAAGGACGTCCACCTGGAACTCGGCGGCAAGGCGCCGGCGATCGTCTTCGCCGATACCGACATTGACCTGGCGGCCCGCGAGATCGCGCTCGGTGCGTTTTTCAACGCCGGGCAGGACTGCACCGCCGTGACCCGGGTGCTCGTGGCGGAATCGATCCACGCCGAGTTCGGCGCCGCGCTCGCCGCGGCGGCCGCAGCGCTGAAGGTCGGCGGGGACGCCGCGGATCTCGGGCCGCTGAACAGTGCAGCGCAGCTGGACCGGGTGGAGGGGTTCATGGCCCGGCTGCCTGCGAACGCAAAAGTCCTCGCCGGCGGAAAGCGCACCGGCGCCGGCTTCCACTTCGAGCCGACCGTGATCGACGGCGTGTTCCAGGCCGACGAGGTGGTGTGCGAGGAGATCTTTGGGCCCGTGGTTACCGTTCAGCCGTTCGCCACGGAGGAGGAGGCCATCGAGCTCGCCAACGGCACGAAGTACGCTCTGGCCTCCAGCGTCTGGTCCGACAACCACGGCATCGTTACCCGGGTGTCCAACGAGCTGGACTTCGGCGCCGTCTGGATCAACTGCCACCAGGTGATCCCGGCCGAGGCTCCGCACGGCGGCTTCAAGCACTCCGGCACCGGCAAGGACCTCTCCGTCTTTGGCCTGGAGGATTACACCCGCATCAAGTCAGTCACCACCTCCCACCGCTGA
- a CDS encoding amidohydrolase, whose product MKLDLLLRNADIITMDERRPHATSLGVWQGRIVGLDNDLDGLEAAEVLDLGGATVTPGFIDAHCHTTWFGLGLGELDVSAARGLNQLYALLEAGMAADSPAEAAATAGSGPAPDWLLATGFSQQQHGGEFPDITVLDRITGDRPLFMRHNSGHMAVVNTAALRLAGAEPASFPDPDGGVIVRDDGGRPTGLVQETAQQLVQQLILPYSSEAIEAALERATSYYAAEGITSFTEAGIGGGWIGHSPVELAAYQRAASAGRLHARAQLMPVLDVLHPLGGPHPPGAAPAGLDLGIASGFGGDFLSLGPAKVFLDGSLLGETAAVSQDYCSHGGTDNTGNTGYFQAEPEALRDKIEAAYAAGWSIAAHAIGDRAVDLAIDIISGCAAKYGPRAVPNRIEHASMTRPEQLPRLAAAGIAVTPQASFFFDGGDGMTASLGPERLGWAYRAASFLKAGVTLAGSSDRPVADGNVLRGMQAFVDRRTASGAVFGNQDERLNPLQALAAYTTGAAAATGTSGVKGSLTAGKLADFTILSGSPLSAGSIAELQVLATAVGGTFTFRTPGMQLRPSDEPAATTPYFSTATNRS is encoded by the coding sequence ATGAAACTCGATCTGCTGCTGCGCAACGCGGACATCATCACCATGGACGAGCGCCGCCCGCATGCCACCTCACTGGGAGTCTGGCAGGGCCGGATTGTGGGGCTCGACAATGACCTCGACGGGCTCGAAGCCGCCGAGGTCCTGGACCTCGGCGGTGCCACCGTGACCCCCGGCTTCATCGACGCCCACTGCCACACCACCTGGTTCGGGCTGGGCCTCGGCGAACTCGACGTCTCCGCCGCACGCGGACTGAACCAGCTCTACGCCCTGCTCGAAGCGGGCATGGCGGCAGACAGTCCCGCGGAGGCCGCGGCAACCGCGGGGAGCGGACCGGCGCCGGACTGGCTCCTGGCCACCGGCTTCAGCCAGCAGCAGCACGGCGGCGAGTTTCCGGACATCACCGTCCTGGACCGGATCACGGGGGACCGGCCGCTGTTCATGCGGCACAACTCCGGCCACATGGCCGTCGTCAACACCGCAGCGCTCCGGCTGGCCGGCGCCGAACCGGCGTCGTTTCCGGACCCCGACGGCGGCGTGATTGTCCGCGACGACGGCGGCCGCCCCACCGGGCTGGTCCAGGAAACGGCGCAGCAGTTGGTCCAGCAGCTGATCCTGCCGTACTCGTCCGAGGCCATCGAAGCCGCGCTGGAGCGGGCCACCAGCTACTACGCCGCGGAAGGCATCACGAGCTTCACCGAGGCGGGGATCGGCGGCGGCTGGATCGGCCACAGCCCGGTGGAGCTGGCCGCCTACCAGCGGGCGGCGTCCGCGGGCAGGCTTCACGCCCGGGCGCAGCTGATGCCGGTCCTTGATGTGCTGCACCCGCTCGGCGGACCGCACCCGCCAGGCGCGGCACCGGCCGGCCTGGACCTGGGCATCGCCAGCGGATTCGGCGGCGACTTCCTGTCCCTGGGCCCGGCAAAGGTGTTCCTGGACGGCTCGCTGCTCGGCGAAACGGCCGCGGTCAGCCAGGACTACTGCAGCCACGGCGGGACGGACAATACGGGCAACACCGGCTACTTCCAGGCCGAGCCGGAGGCGCTTCGGGACAAAATCGAGGCCGCGTACGCGGCGGGCTGGTCGATCGCGGCGCACGCCATCGGCGACCGCGCCGTTGACCTCGCGATCGACATCATCTCCGGTTGCGCGGCGAAATACGGGCCCCGGGCCGTGCCCAACAGAATCGAACACGCCTCGATGACCAGGCCGGAACAGCTTCCCCGGCTCGCCGCCGCCGGTATCGCCGTCACGCCGCAGGCCAGTTTCTTCTTCGACGGCGGGGACGGCATGACCGCCTCGCTCGGTCCGGAACGGCTCGGCTGGGCGTACCGTGCGGCGTCGTTCCTCAAAGCCGGGGTGACGCTCGCCGGCAGCTCCGACCGCCCCGTGGCAGACGGAAACGTGCTCCGCGGAATGCAGGCCTTCGTGGACCGGCGCACCGCCTCGGGAGCCGTCTTCGGGAACCAGGACGAGCGGCTGAACCCGCTCCAGGCCCTGGCGGCCTACACCACCGGAGCCGCCGCAGCCACCGGCACCTCCGGCGTCAAAGGCTCGCTGACCGCAGGAAAGCTGGCCGACTTCACCATCCTGTCCGGGTCTCCGCTCTCTGCAGGCAGCATCGCGGAGCTCCAGGTCCTCGCCACCGCCGTCGGGGGGACCTTCACGTTCCGGACCCCCGGCATGCAGCTCCGGCCATCGGACGAACCCGCCGCAACCACTCCATACTTCAGCACAGCTACCAATCGTTCATAG